A DNA window from Desulfobacterales bacterium contains the following coding sequences:
- a CDS encoding TIGR01212 family radical SAM protein (This family includes YhcC from E. coli K-12, an uncharacterized radical SAM protein.) → MAARKRYNDFNTYLRQMFNCRVQKITVDAGMTCPNRDGTLSTGGCIYCNIRGSGTGAHAKGLSISQQLINGKNALSKRYKAKKFIAYFQSFSNTYAPLSSLESLYEEALGVDDVVGLSIGTRPDCVDDAVLDLLQDYARHHLIWIEYGLQSASDETLAYINRGHNVQCFKDAVAKTRKRGIMICAHVILGLPNESREDMLHTAKTLAALEIDGVKLHLLYVIKGTPLESLYRQGDFRCLEQDAYVNLVCDFLEQLPSECVIQRLTGDPHPAELVAPTWALHKTETLEKIRHTLEKRDSWQGKYFGH, encoded by the coding sequence ATGGCAGCGCGCAAACGCTATAACGACTTCAATACTTATCTGCGCCAGATGTTTAATTGTCGGGTACAGAAAATCACCGTTGATGCCGGCATGACATGTCCCAATCGAGATGGAACGCTTTCAACCGGGGGGTGCATTTACTGCAACATTCGCGGATCCGGGACGGGTGCACACGCAAAGGGCCTGTCTATCAGCCAACAGCTCATCAACGGCAAAAACGCACTGTCGAAAAGATACAAGGCCAAGAAATTTATCGCCTATTTTCAGTCTTTTTCAAACACGTATGCACCGCTGTCATCTCTTGAAAGCCTCTACGAGGAAGCTTTGGGAGTTGATGATGTTGTCGGGCTTTCAATCGGCACCCGACCCGATTGTGTGGATGATGCGGTATTGGATTTACTGCAGGATTATGCCAGACACCACCTGATCTGGATTGAATACGGTCTGCAATCGGCAAGCGATGAAACCTTGGCCTATATTAACCGGGGCCACAATGTCCAATGCTTCAAGGATGCCGTCGCAAAAACCCGCAAACGGGGTATTATGATATGTGCGCATGTCATTTTGGGTCTTCCCAATGAATCAAGGGAAGATATGCTGCACACTGCCAAAACATTGGCGGCGCTTGAGATTGACGGTGTGAAGCTGCATTTGCTTTACGTGATCAAAGGAACCCCTCTGGAAAGTCTTTACCGGCAAGGCGACTTTAGATGTCTGGAACAGGACGCTTATGTAAATCTTGTTTGCGATTTCTTGGAACAACTTCCATCCGAATGCGTGATTCAGCGCCTGACCGGTGACCCGCATCCTGCCGAGCTGGTAGCACCGACCTGGGCGCTTCACAAAACTGAAACTCTGGAAAAAATTCGGCACACTCTGGAAAAAAGAGATTCTTGGCAGGGAAAATACTTCGGGCACTAA